The genomic DNA ttgttgtaggcaaactcgatcaggggtaagtggtcattccagtTTCTTTTAAAGTCAATGGCACATACTTACAATATATCTTCTAGGGTGTggatagtcctttcgctttgcccatTTGTTTTGGGATGGTAaacggtactcatattcagtctggTGCCTAAACattcttggaagcttctccaaaatcaggAGTTAAACTTTGGGTCCCTATATGACAGTATAGCAACGGGAACACCGTGCCTCACCACGATTTCTCTCAGGTAAATATCCACTAACTTGTCTACGGTATACCTTTCATTGGTTGGCAGGAAATACGCGGACTTGATCAATCTATCTAtaataacccatatggcatcgtgattggttttagttcttggtaggcctgtcacaaaatccatagtTATATGCTCCCATTCCCATTCCGGAATTttcaggggccgtaatagtccactcggtcgctgatgttcattcttcactctctggcatgttaaacatttgctgacccactctactacttctctcttcatattaggccaccaataatattccttaaggcCACAGTACATTTTCGTACgtcctgggtggattgaatacctagagctgtgcccttcatGTAAAAGCTCGTCTTTAGTTCTTGCAccttcggaacccaaatccgggatgcataccttatgatccctttctcatcttTCTCACATCTGACCTTTTCACTGGTCAATGTTTCTCTTTTTTCATTGATCATCTTTTCCTGACACACTCTTTTCTTTTTAGCTAGTTCCTGTACTAGTTTGATCTCGAATAGTCCATCTGATCTTTTACCGGTTATTCTCACGTCGATCtccatcttttcaaattccttaaccaactcctcagatgtcattatcattttgagtctctaTTTCCTAttgagggcgtcagccaccacattggctttacccgggtgatacaaaatttcataattataGTCCTTAATCtgctctaaccatctcctctatctcatgttcaactctttttgagtaaagatatacttgaggctcttatggtctgtctaaatctcgcatttttcaccgtacaagtagtgcctccaaatttttagggcaaacactatggctgctaattctagtTCATGGGTGGGGTACCTTATCTCATATTCTTTCAACTGCCGAGAGGCATACACAATAGCCtttccgtgctgcataagcacacatcccaGTCCCTTGTGTGAGGCATCATAGTATATCACAAACtttccctttccatcgggaagagcgagcactggtgttgacaccagtctccttttcagctcttgaaagctttcctcacatttttctATCCACAAAAACTTTTCCGTTTTCCGGGTAAACCTAGTTAATGGGCCGTCTATCTTGGCCAAGTCTTGCACGAATCTACGGTAATATTCTGCTAAGTCCACAAAACTTCTAACCTCGGTTGGGgtagtcggtctttcccaattggataccgcctctatattggcggggtcaactaaaactcctttgctactcaccacatgccctaagaactgaacttcctttaaccaaacctcacattttgagaacttggcatacaacttctaattcctcaagatttctaagactatcctcaaatatTCTTCGTGTttttgctctgtctttgagtagattataatatcatctatgaaaactatcacacatatgtcTAGGTACCTCTTAAACACTTTGTTCATCAAATCTATAAAGGTTGCGGGTGTATTGGTTAgcccaaatgacatgactaagaactcatatgtccatacctagtgcgaaggaagtctttggtatatcttccaGTTTGATTTTCAACCGGTGTTatcctgtcctcaaatctattttggaaaagtgcaCAGCACCTTTGAGCTGGTCGAATAGGTcgtcaatcctagggagagggtacctattcttgatagtcagcttgttcaactctcgatagtctatgcataatctcatactaccattctttttctttacaaatagtACTAGTGcaccccatggtgacacactgggtcttatcatctcgttatctaacaattcctgcagttgaaaagctagttccttcatctcaactggggccaGTCTATaaggggccttagatactggtgtCATCCCTGGTGCTATTTCTATAGTgaattctatttctctgtcggttggcaatcctggtaagttctctgggaacacatcctcgaattcatttactacgggtatgtcttgtatgttgggaacttccttcttagtatccatcatataagccaagtaggcctcgatacctttctttaacaatctcttAGCCTGAATCATGGTCAGAAATTTTTgggtctgtcgttgacctttaaacactatcTCCTTTCCCTTCTACACTCTTATCCATACCTTTTTTCGCTCACAGTCTAtctgcgctccattactggatacCCTGTCCATTCCCAGGATCACGTCGAATTCAACTAATGCAAATGGGATTAAGTCAACCTCAAACACTTTCCCTTCTAGATTCAACTTGCAtctagggtgtacttgatttacaggaatgaTTTCTTGGTttgctatttctacttgtaataCCTCATGTAAGGGTATAACATTAAGATTTAACTTCTTAGCAAACTTtcgagatataaaagacttggtcgCACCAGAATCAAATGAAACATTTGCACGTTTGGAATTTAAtagaagggtacctgctatcaaaTCAGTGTTCCAGATAGcgtcctgaacggtcatgttgaaatTACTAatagctgggggtcggttggatgcagctctactcattcctgaggctgggggTCTTAGTGTCGGGAAATCATTCCTCATGTGCCCTACTTTCCCATACTGGAAGCACAACATGGGTTGGGTACAGTTGTTGGCGAGGTGTCCGGTTTGGTTGCACTTGTAGCATTATAGAGGGGCTCTCGTCTGGATACACTACACAAGGTGCCTTTTTCCGCATGTTCGACATTCCAGTATCGGGGTGCgaggttgggacaccactcccctgacaaacctgcttggaaggctaCTGTTCCCGGTTCCACCTCCTCTTTGACTTCCTATCTTCCCTTTCCTACTTTCCTTCtatttcaaactctgttcacTACCTGCTTCAACAAACGATGGTTTCtacactaaggtggcataatctgtcagtTCTAACACTGCTAATTGGTtctggatccactgtttcagaccaagatGAAACCTTCATGCCTTCTTCTCTTCAGTATTCACAAACTCTGGTACAAATCGTGACAgttcagtaaacttggcctcgtaTTCCGCCACAGTCATTCTATCTTGTTTCAGCTCTAGAACCTTAATCTCCATCTAAGTCTCCTTAAAACTAGGGAAGTACTTACCTAAGAACAATCgagtaaatctatcccatggaatcacaacatcagtctcgAGGTTGCATTTAGACTCCCACCAGTACCTAGCTTCCCCCTTCAGCATGTAAGAGGTGAAGATGGTTTTGTGTCGCTcttcaacacctagtatctcgaaagACTTTTTTATTTCCTTAAGCCAGGCCCATGCCTCAACGGGTttggcagatcctagaaactccgGGGCTTTGAGAGACTTGAATGCCCTGAAGGCAGTAACGGTAGTTTGTTGGACaacatgtggctgtggtggaagaggctgttggttcagattggcccttaaaagttccataaattcattcatggggttcccccctgatgggtatcctcagcttcttcttCTACATATCCTTCTTCATCAAACCAATTaaagtctaggtcctcttcactttcctcattcactatatGGTCAAGTTCATTTTGTCGTTGATTGACAGATTCTGCtggctgtgccctggttcctcttaTACGGGGTGGCATCATTCTAATAATGAAAATAATGTCAATACAGTTGTATATTTTTTTCATTTGATTTAATTCATTTATAGGTAAGCATGTTATTTAGATATCTAACATGCTTCTATCAAAGTGCAATAATATAGTAGACAATTTCTTAATAATTGCTAGATAACATATCATAGGGTCTCCCAGAATATATCTTGGGGACAAAAACAACCATCCGAATCCGTACATGGCCCTGAATGTAATACATCAACTACATGATCCTGAATGAtgaaatacaaatacatacaccaGGTACCCTGAAGGCTAGGAATgttatctactactagctatcctaacaAAATTAGTGACAAGTAACCCAGCTCTTTACAAGGCCCATAAGTAGTCACTGGCCTCTAAGTCAATGTCACTGTGCATGAGGTATCgaaccctcctcatcgctccttcCAACATCAGCTCTACATCAACTATCGGGATGTATCCCCCCATCGCCGTCATCCTCATCTATacccgggtacggagctcaaTCCCATCAATCTCCCGATGAGCTATAGCTAGgaaagcagctctgaagtcccctgggtatcctagccTGATGGCTCTCTCGGAGGTCAGCGCCTGTCATAGCTCCACAATGCAGGCAGATGctgaggtgatctcagtattaaGCTGGGCCACTATCCAGTCGTGCACGTCTACATGTAGGGTCGCTAGGGTGGTAGAGGTGTGTCCGGGTCACTGGAAGATATGTCATGAATCTCGTAGGTATATGCCTCTATCTCGTCATCCTCATCCTCATCAGTGTAGGGCAAAGGGCTCAGCATCCCTGGGTGAGCTGTGGGAGGGTGAACAGTcaggagagggtacatctctatatcTGTCCAATCTAAGCCATCGGCCTGGGGCACCTCAACATCATCAGCCATGGGAGTAAGGAAGTCAGTCTCCTCCTCCCGGGGATCCTcggtagggtcatcatctgagtc from Apium graveolens cultivar Ventura chromosome 5, ASM990537v1, whole genome shotgun sequence includes the following:
- the LOC141659878 gene encoding uncharacterized protein LOC141659878 is translated as MEIKVLELKQDRMTVAEYEAKFTELSRFVPEFVNTEEKKYGKVGHMRNDFPTLRPPASGMSRAASNRPPAISNFNMTVQDAIWNTDLIAGTLLLNSKRANVSFDSGATKSFISRKFAKKLNLNVIPLHEVLQVEIANQEIIPVNQVHPRCKLNLEGKVFEVDLIPFALVEFDVILGMDRVSSNGAQIDCERKKVWIRV